A genomic segment from Truepera sp. encodes:
- a CDS encoding GreA/GreB family elongation factor, with the protein MSRAFVKEDADSEDVVVTHRAPLPAGVPNLVTPAGLAALEAERDAKLASLEDLKAGEVTGEATRRLAALEEELLLLLERLASAKVSPPPDDRKLAGLGATVRVRYLGGPQSGQTSELSLVGVDEADPLEGRVAFVAPVAQALMGRREGEVVTFEAGENTLTVELESVEYPA; encoded by the coding sequence ATGAGCCGTGCTTTCGTGAAGGAGGACGCCGACAGCGAGGACGTGGTGGTCACGCACCGCGCACCCCTGCCCGCCGGCGTCCCCAACCTCGTCACGCCGGCGGGCCTGGCGGCGCTGGAGGCGGAACGCGACGCGAAGCTCGCCTCCCTGGAGGACTTGAAGGCCGGCGAGGTCACGGGTGAAGCCACCCGCCGCCTGGCCGCGTTGGAGGAGGAGCTTCTCCTCTTGCTCGAGCGCCTAGCCAGCGCCAAGGTCAGCCCGCCGCCCGACGACCGCAAGCTGGCCGGCCTCGGAGCCACGGTGCGCGTGCGCTACCTGGGCGGCCCGCAGTCCGGCCAGACCTCGGAGCTGTCACTCGTCGGCGTCGACGAAGCGGACCCGCTCGAGGGCCGCGTAGCCTTCGTCGCGCCCGTTGCCCAGGCCCTGATGGGCCGGCGCGAGGGCGAGGTCGTGACGTTCGAGGCCGGTGAGAATACGCTTACGGTCGAGCTCGAGAGCGTCGAGTATCCCGCGTAG